Part of the Acidimicrobiales bacterium genome is shown below.
GCCGGGAAGGTCGGCCTAGACGGCCTTAGCGGGCTTTGGGAACGCTTCTTCCACTTCGGACAGGATGGCGTCGATTCTCGCGATGAGTGAGTCGATCACCTCACGGCGGGCGTCGCCGGGTCGCTGCGTGTCCTGGGTATCAGATTCGGTCTTACTCGGGGGGTTCATGGTCCTGCTCATGCTTTCTGGCCGCAGAGCTCCATTTTGAGCCTTTATGCGTCCGGCCCTTATCTACCCTTGTCGCCGGTCGTAACCTCGTAACCGGTGACCGTGTGGGAGACGCCCGTCGAGATCGTGCTCGAAGGGGCTCAGCTGCAGGCAGACCTCGCCGTTCCGCCCGGCGCCGGCGCGGTCGTGCTGTTCGCACACGGGAGCGGAAGCGGCCGGGACAGTCCCCGCAACCGACAGGTTGCTCGCCGGCTGCAGGACGAGTCGATCGCCACGGTGTTGCTGGATCTGCTGACCCAGAGCGAGGAAGCGGCCGAGTTCGCCGGCGGGCGACTGCGGTTCGACATCGAGCTCTTGGCGTCACGGTTGGAGGCGGCGACCGAATGGGTCCGCAACCAGCCAGATCTGGCTGACTTTCCGCTTGGCTACTTCGGAGCGAGCACCGGCGCCGGCGCGGCCCTCGTCGCGGCCGCGCGAGAAGGTGATCGAGTCGGCGCCGTGGTGTCCAGAGGGGGGCGCCCGGATCTGGCCGGCGATGCTTTGAAAGACGTCAGAGCGCCGACTCTTCTCATTGTTGGCGCCCGCGACACCAACGTCCTCGAGTTGAACCGAGAGGCGGCGGAGCGCCTAACCGTCCACCATGAAATCGAAGTGATCGAAGGCGCGACTCACCTTTTCGAGGAGCCCGGTGCTCTCGAGCAAGTTGCGGATCTCGCTTCGATGTGGTTCAGGGACCACTTGATCAAGCGCTAAGTACCGGCCACTGCCTTCATAAAATCCAGCAGCTCGGCGTTGACTTCCGCCGCTCGTTCCTGTTGCACCCAGTGACCGGCGCCCGCCAACAAAACATCCCCCCGATGATCGGTCACCCATCCCGACATCACCGACGGCGGCGCCATGAACAGAGTCGGATCCGAGGCGCCGCCTATGAACATCGACGGAATCTCGATCTTCTTGCCGGCGAGGTCGGCCGTCAGCTCCCAGTTCCGGTCGAGGTTCCGGTACCAGTTGAGACCGCCGGTGAAGCCGGTGCGGGCAAACTCGGAAACGTAGACGTCGAGCTCCTCGTTGCTC
Proteins encoded:
- a CDS encoding alpha/beta family hydrolase, with translation MTVWETPVEIVLEGAQLQADLAVPPGAGAVVLFAHGSGSGRDSPRNRQVARRLQDESIATVLLDLLTQSEEAAEFAGGRLRFDIELLASRLEAATEWVRNQPDLADFPLGYFGASTGAGAALVAAAREGDRVGAVVSRGGRPDLAGDALKDVRAPTLLIVGARDTNVLELNREAAERLTVHHEIEVIEGATHLFEEPGALEQVADLASMWFRDHLIKR